The Pseudomonas pergaminensis nucleotide sequence CTCGTTACTGGTGGCGCTGATCAACGCGGCGATGCTGGTGTTTCGCACGCCGTACCTGTCGCGCCTGGTGGCGCTCTATGTGGAGCTGGCGCGCAACACGCCGCTGTTGATCCAGCTGTTCTTCGTGTACTTCGCGCTGCCGGCCCTGGGTTTCAATATCTCCGGGTTCTGGGCGGCGATCATCACCATGACCTTCCTTGGCGGCGCTTACCTCACTGAGGTGCTGCGCGCAGGTGTGGAAGCGGTGCCGCTGGCGCAGATCGAGTCGGGCAAGTCCATCGGCTTGTCCGACTGGCAGCTGCTGCGTCATGTGATCCTGCCCCAGGCCGGCATCCTCAGCCTGCCGGCGCTGTTCGCCAACTTCATCTTCCTGCTCAAGGAGACCACCGTCGTCTCCGCCGTGGCGGTGCCAGAGATTCTCTACACCACCAAGAGCTACATCGCCCTCTACTACAAGACCTACGAAATGCTCGCCGTGCTGACGCTGATTTGCGTGCTGCTGTTCCTGCCACTGTCGCTGCTGCTCAGCCGCCTGGAAAGGAGGCTCCAGCATGGCCAGTTCGGGTCTTGAGTTGCTGTGGGTGTCGTTGCCGCAACTGGGCAAGGGCGCTGCGCAAACCCTGTCGATCTCGTTCTTGAGCATCGCGTTCAGCACCATCGGCGGCGTGTTGTATGGCGTGCTGCGCACTTTGAACAACCGGTTGATCAACGCGGTGCTGCGGGTGTACCTGGAGCTGTTCCGCGCGATCCCGGTGTTGGTGTGGTTGTACCTGCTGTTTTTCGGGCTGCCGATTTTCTTCGGCCTGAGCATTCCGAGTTTCTGGTGTGCGGTGCTGGTGCTGTCACTGTGGGGCGCCAGCGAGGTGGGTGAAGTGGTGCGCGGTGCCTTGCATTCGCTGCCACGCGGGCAACGTGAAGCGGGGTTGTCGATTGGTCTCTCGGACCCGCAGCTCTACGGCTACGTGCTGCTGCCCCAAGCTCTGAAACGCATGACGCCGCCGACCATCAACGTCTACACGCGCATCATCAAGACCAGCTCCCTGGCGGTGCTGGTCGGCGTGGTGGATGTGATCAAGGTTGGCCAGCAAATCATCGAACGCACCTATGAGTCAGTGCTGATCTACGGCGTGCTGTTCCTGTTTTTCTTCTTTATCTGCTACCCGTTGTCGGCCGCCTCCAAGGTGCTGGAACGGCGCTGGGCCCAAGCATGAGCGCATTGATCGAGTTCCAGGGTTTCAACAAATTCTTTGGCGACCAGCAGGTGCTCAAGGGCATCGACCTGAGTGTGCAAAGTGGCGAAGTGGTGGTGATCCTCGGCCCCAGCGGCTGCGGCAAAAGCACCTTGCTGCGTTGCCTCAACGGGCTGGAAGTCGCGCACAGCGGCAGCCTGCGTTTCGCCGGCAAGCAGCTTCTGGACAAAAGCACCGACTGGCGCCAGGTACGCCAGGACGTGGGCATGGTGTTCCAGAGCTACCACTTGTTCCCGCATATGAGCGTGCTCGACAACATCCTGCTCGGCCCCTTGAAGGTACAAAAACGCGATCCCCGCGAAGCCCGTGAACAGGCAGAAAAACTGCTCGACCGTGTAGGCCTTGCCGACAAACGCGACGCCTTCCCGCGCCAGTTGTCCGGTGGCCAACAGCAACGCATCGCTATCGTCCGCTCGTTGTGCATGAACCCTCAGGTCATGCTGTTTGACGAAGTCACCGCCGCCCTCGACCCGGAGATGGTCAAGGAAGTGCTGGAAGTGATCCAGGGCCTGGCCCGCGATGGTATGACCCTGCTGATCGTTACCCACGAAATGGCTTTCGCCCGCGCCGTCGCCGACCGCGTGGTGTTCATGGAGGCCGGTCGCATCCTTGAACACAACACCCCCGAAGAATTCTTTACGAACCCGCAAACCGCACGAGCGCAGCAGTTCCTGGAGAAGTTCTCCTTTGTTTCAACACTGCCCAAGAAAACCAAGGAACTGGAGCTGATATGAAAAAGTTACTGCTGCCACTGTTTGCCGTCGCTCTGCTGGCCGGCTGCGATAAAAAGGCCGAAGAGCCTGTAAAACCTGCCGCTGTCAGTTACATCGATAAGATCAAGGCCCGTGACAAACTGATCGTCGGTGTCTTCACCGACAAACCGCCGTTTGGTTTTGTGAACGAAGCTGGCCGTTACGTAGGCTTCGATACCGACATCGGTCGCCAATTCGCCAAAGACCTGCTGGGCGATGAAAACAAGGTCGAGTTCGTTGCCGTCGAGCCGGCCAGCCGTATTCCGTTCCTGCAGAGCGACAAGGTCGATTTGATCCTCGCCAACATGACCGTGACCCCGGAGCGCAAGGAAGCGGTGGACTTTACAAACCCCAACTTGAAAGTTGCGGTACAGGCCCTGGTACCCAACGACAGCGCGGTGAAAAGCCTGGATGACCTGGCTACCCGGACCACCATCGTGACCACCGGCACCACGGCTGACATCTGGCTGACCAAGAACCACCCGGACTGGAAACTGCTCAAGTTCGAGAAAAACTCCGAGTCGTTGCAGGCGTTGTCTGCCGGCCGTGGTGATGCCTATGCCCAGGACAACCTTGTGCTGTTCAGCTGGGCCAAGCAGAACCCGGGCTACCGTGTGCTGGAAGAAAAGCTGGGTGATGAAGCGCCGATTGCACCCGCGGTGAAGAAGGGCAACATCGAACTGCGCGACTGGGTGAATGCCGAGCTGGCCAAGTTGGGCGAGGAGAAATTCCTGCTCAAGCTGTACGACCAGTATGTGCGTAAAGAGCTGAGCGATGACACCAAGCCGGAGAGTGTGATTGTTGAAGGCGGGAAGTGGCAGGGCTGATTGTTGATTGATTGTTCTGGCCTCATCGGGGGCAAGCCCCCTGCCACATTTGACGGTATTCACACATCAAAATTTGTGAACCCAACCCAGTGTGGGAGGGGGCTTGCCCCCGATGAGGCCGGCACAGCAACCGCCTATTCCGGCCAATGCCAGGCGGGTGCATCCAATATTCCCTGCCCGACGATCCGCGTCTCCCCCAACACCTTTTCCAGCACAATCGAATTGCAGCCCTCATCCTGCTGCAATGCCGCAATCAGGCGGCTGGCATGGGACACCACCCACACTTGGCAGTGCTGGGACGCCTGGATGATCAAGCGCGCCAATGCCGGTAGCAGATCCGGGTGCAAACTGGTCTCTGGCTCGTTCAGCACCATCATGGTCGGCGGCCGAGGTGTGAGCAGCGCCGCGATCAGTAGCAGGTAACGCAAGGTGCCGTCCGACAACTCCGCCGCCGACAGCGGCCGCAGCAAGCCCTCCTGATAAAACTCAATCGTAAAGCGCCCACCCTGCAACGGTTGGATATTCAAGCGTGCGCCGGGGAAAGCGTCGCTGACTGCGCGCTGCAATGCCTCGGGATCGCCGATTTCACGAATGGTCTGCAACGCCGCCGCCAGGTCGCGCCCGTCGTGATGTAGCACTGGCGTACGTGTGCCCAGTTGAGGTTGGCGGACCGGCGCGTCGACATCGCTGCGAAAGTGATCATAAAAGCGCCAGCCACGGATGCTTTCGCGCAGCAGCAACACCTCCGGCGAACCGCGCAGGCTGCCAACCTGATCAAACAGGCTGTGGTAGTTCGGCGTGTGCTGGGCCAGCACATCCCAGGCGCGGCCCTCACGCGCCCGCACCATCGGCCCGGAACGCTGCACCAGCAGGCTGGCCGGGCGGTAGATAGGGCCGGCCCAGATACATTCCTTCTTCACTTCCGGGTCCAGCGAGAAATAGGACAGCGTTTTTTCCGGCAGCCCCAGGGAAATGGCGTAGCTGAAATCTTCCCCGGCAAAGCCCAGGCGCAAGCGTTTGACGCCCTGACGCACGATGGGCTCGACCGGCACCTCACCGCTGCGCATGCGCCGGCTAATGGTCTCCGGCCCGGCCCAGAAGGTCGAATCCAGCCCACCCTCACGGGCCAGCGCATTGATCACCCCACCCTGGGCGGTTTCCGCCAGCAGGCGCAGGGCGCGGTACAAGTTGGACTTGCCGCTGCCATTGGGGCCGGTGACCAGGTTGAGTCGGTCCAGGGGCACTACCAATTTATTGATCGAGCGGTAATTGGCTACCGCGAGGG carries:
- a CDS encoding amino acid ABC transporter permease; amino-acid sequence: MTFDFAFILSTLPAFLKAVGVTLQVGLIAIATSLLVALINAAMLVFRTPYLSRLVALYVELARNTPLLIQLFFVYFALPALGFNISGFWAAIITMTFLGGAYLTEVLRAGVEAVPLAQIESGKSIGLSDWQLLRHVILPQAGILSLPALFANFIFLLKETTVVSAVAVPEILYTTKSYIALYYKTYEMLAVLTLICVLLFLPLSLLLSRLERRLQHGQFGS
- a CDS encoding amino acid ABC transporter permease encodes the protein MASSGLELLWVSLPQLGKGAAQTLSISFLSIAFSTIGGVLYGVLRTLNNRLINAVLRVYLELFRAIPVLVWLYLLFFGLPIFFGLSIPSFWCAVLVLSLWGASEVGEVVRGALHSLPRGQREAGLSIGLSDPQLYGYVLLPQALKRMTPPTINVYTRIIKTSSLAVLVGVVDVIKVGQQIIERTYESVLIYGVLFLFFFFICYPLSAASKVLERRWAQA
- a CDS encoding amino acid ABC transporter ATP-binding protein; amino-acid sequence: MSALIEFQGFNKFFGDQQVLKGIDLSVQSGEVVVILGPSGCGKSTLLRCLNGLEVAHSGSLRFAGKQLLDKSTDWRQVRQDVGMVFQSYHLFPHMSVLDNILLGPLKVQKRDPREAREQAEKLLDRVGLADKRDAFPRQLSGGQQQRIAIVRSLCMNPQVMLFDEVTAALDPEMVKEVLEVIQGLARDGMTLLIVTHEMAFARAVADRVVFMEAGRILEHNTPEEFFTNPQTARAQQFLEKFSFVSTLPKKTKELELI
- a CDS encoding transporter substrate-binding domain-containing protein; translated protein: MKKLLLPLFAVALLAGCDKKAEEPVKPAAVSYIDKIKARDKLIVGVFTDKPPFGFVNEAGRYVGFDTDIGRQFAKDLLGDENKVEFVAVEPASRIPFLQSDKVDLILANMTVTPERKEAVDFTNPNLKVAVQALVPNDSAVKSLDDLATRTTIVTTGTTADIWLTKNHPDWKLLKFEKNSESLQALSAGRGDAYAQDNLVLFSWAKQNPGYRVLEEKLGDEAPIAPAVKKGNIELRDWVNAELAKLGEEKFLLKLYDQYVRKELSDDTKPESVIVEGGKWQG
- a CDS encoding AAA family ATPase → MLKTLAVANYRSINKLVVPLDRLNLVTGPNGSGKSNLYRALRLLAETAQGGVINALAREGGLDSTFWAGPETISRRMRSGEVPVEPIVRQGVKRLRLGFAGEDFSYAISLGLPEKTLSYFSLDPEVKKECIWAGPIYRPASLLVQRSGPMVRAREGRAWDVLAQHTPNYHSLFDQVGSLRGSPEVLLLRESIRGWRFYDHFRSDVDAPVRQPQLGTRTPVLHHDGRDLAAALQTIREIGDPEALQRAVSDAFPGARLNIQPLQGGRFTIEFYQEGLLRPLSAAELSDGTLRYLLLIAALLTPRPPTMMVLNEPETSLHPDLLPALARLIIQASQHCQVWVVSHASRLIAALQQDEGCNSIVLEKVLGETRIVGQGILDAPAWHWPE